A region from the Rhodopseudomonas julia genome encodes:
- a CDS encoding TRAP transporter permease, with protein MDDPPAKHWPWVALGLVSIAFHIGLIFYGLAPALAARPIHMALLLPWMLILPAKTPWQRWSGWALSLLGIGGCLYIAVNASDIADQYGFIDGPFQMGLAVLLIAVALETARRAIGWPLPLVALITLAYGLFGQYVPGEFGHPGLPLESFLGTMTLAEGGLWGQLTGVSVNVVAIFVILGAVLNAGEAGKGFMNVATVVAGRLKGGAAKVATLSSALFGSISGSASANVASTGAITIPAMTKLGYPKSLAGAVEAVASSGGQIMPPLMGAGAFVMVELTGTPYTQIMAAALPPAILYFLTVWVGVDAFATRYDLRPVESADQPARREALITSMFFAVPFLALLAAIFGAGFTPQYAASVAILAGTILLFFDVRLRFSFRHFGDRLAIAAVTAGRQVAMIGSIIICASIVIGVLSLTGLGVKVTSTILSVANDSLWPALLLTALACLILGMEVPTTAAYVICISVAGPALAALGLKPLVAHLFVFWFALLSTITPPVCGAVFIAAGMIGENWLKVAGKAMLLGIGLYVIPLGMIANPSLLALGVSPLAALFAFVKMGAGLAMLSYGIIAARPLMLRAPLVLAGLLFVFVSV; from the coding sequence GTGGACGATCCGCCGGCGAAACATTGGCCATGGGTGGCGCTCGGGCTCGTCTCGATCGCCTTCCATATCGGCCTGATCTTTTACGGACTTGCGCCGGCGCTGGCGGCGCGTCCGATCCATATGGCGCTTCTCCTGCCGTGGATGCTGATCCTGCCGGCGAAGACGCCGTGGCAGCGGTGGAGCGGCTGGGCGCTCAGCCTCCTCGGCATCGGCGGTTGTCTCTATATCGCGGTCAACGCCTCCGACATCGCCGATCAGTATGGCTTCATCGACGGGCCATTTCAGATGGGGCTCGCCGTGCTCCTCATCGCCGTGGCACTGGAGACGGCGCGGCGCGCCATCGGCTGGCCGCTGCCGCTCGTCGCACTCATCACCTTGGCCTATGGGCTCTTCGGGCAATATGTGCCGGGCGAATTCGGCCATCCCGGACTTCCGCTCGAGAGCTTTTTGGGGACCATGACGCTTGCCGAGGGCGGCCTCTGGGGGCAGCTCACCGGCGTCTCCGTCAATGTCGTGGCGATCTTCGTCATCTTGGGCGCGGTGTTGAATGCGGGCGAGGCCGGCAAGGGCTTCATGAATGTTGCGACCGTGGTCGCGGGCCGTCTCAAGGGCGGCGCGGCAAAAGTCGCGACCTTATCGTCCGCGCTGTTCGGATCCATTTCGGGCTCAGCCTCCGCCAATGTCGCCTCGACCGGCGCGATCACCATTCCGGCGATGACGAAGCTCGGCTATCCGAAATCGCTCGCCGGCGCCGTTGAAGCCGTCGCCTCCTCGGGCGGCCAGATCATGCCGCCTCTGATGGGGGCGGGCGCCTTCGTCATGGTGGAGCTGACCGGCACGCCCTACACGCAGATCATGGCCGCCGCCCTGCCGCCGGCGATCCTCTATTTTCTAACCGTCTGGGTGGGCGTCGACGCCTTTGCCACGCGCTACGATCTGCGCCCTGTGGAGAGTGCCGATCAGCCGGCGCGTCGCGAGGCACTGATCACCTCGATGTTCTTCGCCGTGCCGTTTCTGGCGCTGCTTGCGGCGATTTTCGGTGCGGGCTTCACGCCGCAATATGCCGCCTCCGTCGCCATTCTGGCCGGCACAATCCTGCTCTTCTTCGATGTGCGCCTGCGCTTTTCCTTCCGCCATTTCGGCGACAGGCTGGCGATTGCCGCGGTGACCGCCGGCCGCCAGGTGGCGATGATCGGCTCCATCATCATCTGCGCCTCGATCGTCATCGGGGTTTTGTCGTTGACCGGGCTCGGCGTGAAGGTCACGTCGACCATCCTCTCTGTCGCCAATGATTCCTTGTGGCCCGCGCTTCTCCTGACGGCGCTCGCCTGTCTCATCCTCGGCATGGAGGTGCCGACGACGGCGGCCTATGTCATCTGCATCTCCGTCGCCGGTCCAGCGCTTGCAGCCCTTGGGCTGAAGCCGCTCGTCGCGCATCTCTTCGTCTTTTGGTTTGCGCTGTTGTCGACGATCACGCCCCCCGTCTGCGGCGCCGTCTTCATCGCCGCCGGCATGATCGGCGAGAACTGGCTGAAGGTTGCGGGAAAGGCGATGCTCCTCGGTATCGGGCTTTACGTGATCCCGCTCGGCATGATCGCCAATCCGTCTCTTCTCGCGCTCGGAGTGAGCCCGCTTGCGGCTCTTTTCGCCTTCGTGAAGATGGGGGCGGGGCTCGCCATGCTCTCCTACGGCATCATTGCGGCCCGCCCCTTGATGTTGCGCGCCCCGCTGGTCCTTGCCGGCCTCTTGTTTGTGTTCGTCAGCGTGTAA
- a CDS encoding TAXI family TRAP transporter solute-binding subunit — MRNKAGWRAWAAGGALVAAAVIAGGAQAETRITYKSAKAGTSYYQMGVELSEAIKQGTDGDVILTVEESQGSVQNVMEAAVRPGSFIFTTPPALVGLAQAGKGAFEKRPSEKFKDVRALFPIPSLTMHFVIAGDEAVLPLSALEGKSVLLGKGSFGAREGEKYLELFDLKDKVTIANAELGNAADALKNGQIDAFVTSGSFPAPNVVETAASADIGLVSMTDEEVEKTGRTRAVIPAGTYAGVDEDVVTTSLPVIAYTTTAMDADTAYLVTKTFWEEKARLSETAPWWKAVSPELLSEVEGKLHEGALRYYEEAGIDVPEQLK, encoded by the coding sequence ATGAGGAACAAAGCCGGATGGCGTGCATGGGCGGCCGGCGGAGCGCTGGTCGCCGCGGCCGTGATCGCTGGTGGAGCGCAGGCGGAGACCCGCATCACCTATAAGTCGGCGAAGGCCGGTACCTCCTATTATCAGATGGGGGTGGAGCTCTCCGAGGCGATCAAGCAGGGCACGGACGGCGATGTGATCCTGACGGTCGAGGAGAGCCAGGGCTCGGTTCAGAACGTCATGGAAGCGGCGGTCCGCCCGGGAAGCTTCATCTTCACCACGCCGCCGGCGCTCGTGGGCCTCGCCCAGGCCGGCAAGGGGGCCTTCGAAAAACGGCCGAGCGAGAAGTTCAAGGACGTTCGCGCCCTCTTTCCGATCCCGTCGCTCACCATGCATTTCGTCATCGCCGGCGACGAGGCGGTGCTGCCCTTGAGCGCTCTTGAGGGCAAGTCGGTGCTTCTCGGCAAGGGCTCGTTCGGTGCGCGCGAGGGCGAGAAATATCTCGAGCTCTTCGATCTCAAGGACAAGGTGACGATCGCCAACGCCGAGCTCGGCAATGCCGCCGATGCCCTGAAGAACGGGCAGATCGACGCCTTCGTCACCTCCGGCTCGTTTCCGGCTCCGAACGTCGTGGAAACGGCCGCAAGCGCCGATATCGGGCTCGTCTCCATGACGGATGAGGAAGTCGAGAAAACCGGCCGCACCCGCGCCGTCATTCCCGCCGGCACCTATGCGGGCGTCGACGAGGACGTGGTGACGACCTCGCTTCCCGTCATCGCCTATACGACGACGGCGATGGACGCTGACACGGCCTATCTGGTGACGAAGACGTTCTGGGAAGAAAAGGCGCGCCTGTCCGAGACGGCGCCGTGGTGGAAGGCTGTGTCGCCCGAGCTTCTCTCTGAGGTCGAGGGAAAACTCCACGAGGGCGCTTTGCGCTATTACGAGGAAGCGGGCATCGACGTGCCGGAGCAACTGAAATAA
- a CDS encoding diguanylate cyclase domain-containing protein translates to MLISRSDGEDTILLHLLDLVYGSLPSITLILIGFVVAGTIATVDTGDQLLGLITILGFLIGLARIAICLFYRRWRRSAPLIVGEWHRWEFAYMAGGWFFSACLGALAARTLVFQNHMADVLVMTLTMAYFTGIVVRVVRPRIAVAQLLLVLLPVVAMSLTLGGPSYIALAFIEILFAIGAIQLIIYNSQTMVARLQAERSLSLLARHDHLTKLPNRAYFEEKMAVAICEAGTRGEGFALILLDLDGFKPVNDTFGHIIGDQLLRASAERIRTSLPSEAFAARIGGDEFAVIMPVGMGRAEAFARGKAILAAVAQPFTLGHEDIRIGASAGLATFVSGELGAQQLYTMADQALYQAKRQGRADICVYQEGSLVAQRAA, encoded by the coding sequence ATGCTCATATCGCGAAGCGACGGCGAGGACACGATCCTCCTGCATCTGCTCGATCTCGTCTACGGCTCCTTGCCGTCCATAACCCTCATTCTGATCGGGTTCGTCGTCGCCGGAACGATCGCTACGGTGGATACGGGCGACCAGCTTCTCGGTCTCATCACCATCCTGGGGTTTCTCATCGGCCTGGCGCGTATCGCCATATGCCTGTTTTACCGGCGCTGGCGCCGAAGCGCTCCGCTGATTGTCGGCGAATGGCATCGCTGGGAGTTCGCCTACATGGCCGGCGGATGGTTTTTTTCCGCCTGTCTCGGGGCGTTGGCGGCGCGCACCCTCGTCTTCCAGAACCACATGGCCGATGTCCTCGTGATGACGCTCACGATGGCTTACTTCACCGGCATCGTCGTACGCGTCGTGCGGCCGCGGATCGCCGTTGCACAGCTCCTGCTCGTGCTCCTGCCGGTCGTCGCCATGTCGCTGACGCTCGGCGGGCCAAGTTACATCGCTCTCGCCTTCATCGAGATCCTGTTCGCGATCGGGGCCATCCAGCTCATCATCTACAATTCGCAGACGATGGTCGCGCGGCTTCAGGCGGAGCGTTCCTTAAGCCTGCTTGCGCGCCACGATCATCTCACGAAGCTGCCGAACCGCGCCTATTTCGAAGAGAAGATGGCCGTGGCAATCTGCGAGGCGGGCACCAGAGGCGAGGGCTTCGCGCTGATCCTCCTCGATCTCGACGGCTTCAAACCGGTCAACGACACGTTCGGCCACATCATCGGCGATCAGCTTCTGCGCGCCTCGGCTGAGCGTATTCGCACCTCCCTGCCATCTGAGGCTTTCGCCGCGCGGATCGGCGGCGACGAATTCGCCGTCATCATGCCGGTCGGCATGGGGCGCGCGGAAGCCTTCGCACGAGGCAAAGCGATCCTCGCGGCCGTCGCTCAGCCTTTCACTCTCGGGCACGAGGACATCCGCATCGGCGCAAGCGCCGGCCTTGCAACCTTCGTCTCCGGCGAGCTCGGCGCCCAGCAGCTTTACACCATGGCGGATCAGGCCCTTTACCAGGCGAAACGCCAGGGGAGAGCCGATATCTGCGTCTACCAGGAAGGTTCGCTCGTCGCCCAGCGCGCAGCTTGA
- a CDS encoding mannose-1-phosphate guanylyltransferase/mannose-6-phosphate isomerase produces the protein MGAIVPLVLCGGAGTRLWPASRESAPKQFINFLGERSTFQETIQRISTPDIFAPPVIVTAARYRHMVAEQLAALDLSATILLEPEGRDSGPAVAAGSHFIAGHDPHAVVMMLAADHVVEDVASFRAAAQKAAASAQNGHIVTFGVRPDHPATGYGYIRPDGAGETPDIRAVAAFVEKPDAAAAEEYVAAGYFWNSGNLVFRADQLLAEYARFDPETVAATAEAVAGARSDCGFLRLEETSFARTTAASIEIAVLEKTIHTRVLPVSMGWRDIGSWDALWSLTEKDAAGNAARGEALFVEAKDNYVLGDNLVAIVGLSGLAVVQTRDATLVIDRSRAEAIRPLIAMLKESGRPQIEEPAYVYRPWGSYQAIDRGERFQVKRIEVKPGGRLSLQRHFHRAEHWIVVRGTALVTIGETERLLYENESTFIPIGAVHRLENPGKIPLELIEVQSGTYLAEDDVIRLDDDYDRLRDDWERRAYAAEPVRDSSNGDAGGKPQSATSRPQPRRHS, from the coding sequence ATGGGGGCAATCGTTCCGCTCGTTTTGTGCGGAGGGGCAGGCACGCGCCTTTGGCCGGCCTCTCGCGAATCCGCACCTAAGCAATTCATCAACTTCCTGGGCGAGCGCTCAACCTTCCAAGAGACGATCCAACGCATCAGCACACCGGATATCTTCGCGCCACCGGTGATCGTCACGGCCGCCCGCTATCGCCACATGGTCGCGGAGCAATTGGCGGCCCTCGACCTCAGCGCCACCATCCTGCTCGAACCCGAAGGCCGTGATTCCGGACCGGCGGTCGCCGCCGGAAGCCATTTCATCGCCGGGCACGATCCCCATGCGGTCGTCATGATGCTCGCCGCCGACCATGTGGTGGAGGATGTGGCAAGCTTCCGGGCGGCCGCTCAGAAGGCCGCAGCCAGCGCGCAGAACGGCCATATCGTGACCTTCGGCGTGCGCCCCGACCATCCTGCCACCGGCTATGGCTACATTCGGCCCGATGGCGCCGGGGAAACGCCGGACATCCGCGCCGTCGCCGCTTTCGTCGAAAAGCCCGACGCCGCGGCGGCGGAGGAATATGTCGCCGCCGGCTATTTCTGGAACTCCGGCAATCTCGTCTTTCGCGCCGATCAGCTCCTTGCCGAATACGCCCGCTTCGATCCGGAAACGGTTGCGGCCACCGCCGAGGCCGTGGCGGGTGCGCGGAGCGATTGCGGCTTCCTTCGGCTTGAGGAGACGAGTTTCGCGCGCACGACAGCCGCTTCCATCGAGATCGCCGTCCTGGAGAAGACAATCCACACACGCGTTCTTCCCGTCTCCATGGGGTGGCGGGATATCGGCTCCTGGGACGCACTCTGGTCGCTCACGGAGAAGGACGCCGCCGGCAATGCAGCACGCGGCGAGGCCCTCTTCGTCGAGGCTAAGGACAATTATGTCCTCGGCGACAACCTCGTCGCCATCGTCGGCCTGTCGGGCCTCGCGGTCGTGCAGACGCGGGATGCGACGCTCGTCATCGACCGATCGAGAGCGGAGGCGATCCGGCCGCTCATTGCCATGCTCAAGGAAAGCGGCCGGCCGCAGATCGAAGAGCCCGCCTATGTCTATCGCCCTTGGGGAAGCTATCAGGCGATCGATCGCGGCGAACGTTTCCAGGTCAAGCGCATCGAGGTGAAGCCGGGCGGGCGGCTCTCCCTGCAACGGCACTTTCACCGCGCCGAGCACTGGATCGTGGTCCGCGGCACGGCTCTCGTCACGATAGGAGAGACCGAAAGGCTCCTCTACGAGAACGAATCGACGTTCATCCCGATCGGCGCCGTCCACCGGCTCGAAAACCCCGGAAAGATCCCGCTCGAGCTGATCGAGGTGCAATCCGGCACCTATCTCGCCGAAGACGACGTGATACGGCTCGATGACGATTACGACCGGCTTCGCGACGACTGGGAACGCCGCGCCTATGCCGCAGAACCGGTCAGAGACTCCAGTAATGGAGATGCGGGGGGCAAGCCGCAAAGCGCGACTTCACGTCCACAACCACGCCGCCATTCCTGA
- a CDS encoding nucleotide sugar dehydrogenase encodes MRGFLDRHRLSVLGLGYVGLPVAAAFARAGYEVIAFDIDADRVEELRAGRDRNAEVTPQDLACPRLHITSDTQELSRADIHIVTVPTPITPARRPDLRPLQSASVTVGRVLKAGDIVVYESTVYPGATEEVCVPILEAESGLRFGQDFAVGYSPERINPGDDRHRFETIAKVVSGSDAKTLDRLAELYGSVLEAEVHRAPSIRVAEAAKVIENTQRDLNIALMNELALIFDRLGLRTADVLAAARTKWNFVDFTPGLVGGHCIGVDPYYLTAKAEEMGHHPEVILAGRRTNDGMGAFIARKAVKLMIGQGLRVKGSRVGIFGLTFKENVSDLRNSRVPDIVEELRDYGITPLVHDPLAEKDAAFRAYGIELQELQAIDDLDAAIMAVPHAAYLADAGASLFERVRNGGVVVDVKSRFAACPPHLHYWSL; translated from the coding sequence ATGAGGGGATTTTTGGACCGACATCGTCTCTCCGTCCTGGGGCTCGGATATGTCGGGCTCCCGGTCGCCGCAGCCTTTGCGCGTGCGGGCTATGAAGTGATCGCCTTCGACATCGATGCGGACCGCGTGGAGGAACTGCGCGCCGGGCGTGATCGCAATGCCGAGGTGACGCCGCAGGATCTCGCCTGTCCGAGGCTTCACATCACGTCCGACACGCAAGAGCTGTCACGGGCCGATATTCACATCGTCACGGTGCCGACGCCGATCACGCCTGCCCGAAGGCCGGACCTCCGGCCGCTTCAGAGCGCTTCGGTGACTGTGGGGCGCGTGCTGAAGGCGGGCGATATCGTCGTCTACGAATCGACCGTCTATCCAGGCGCGACGGAGGAGGTCTGCGTGCCGATCCTCGAAGCCGAGAGCGGCTTGAGGTTCGGGCAGGATTTTGCCGTCGGCTATTCGCCGGAGCGCATCAATCCCGGAGACGATCGCCATCGTTTCGAGACGATCGCGAAGGTGGTGTCCGGCTCCGATGCGAAGACGCTCGATCGTCTTGCCGAGCTTTATGGCTCGGTGCTCGAGGCGGAGGTGCATCGCGCGCCCTCGATCCGCGTGGCGGAGGCAGCGAAGGTCATCGAGAACACGCAGCGCGACCTCAACATCGCGCTGATGAACGAGCTTGCCCTCATCTTCGACCGCCTCGGTCTGCGCACTGCCGACGTGCTGGCGGCCGCGCGCACCAAGTGGAACTTCGTCGATTTCACGCCCGGCCTTGTCGGCGGTCACTGCATCGGCGTCGACCCCTATTATCTGACGGCCAAGGCCGAGGAGATGGGCCACCATCCGGAGGTCATTCTGGCCGGGCGTCGCACCAATGACGGGATGGGCGCCTTCATCGCCCGCAAGGCCGTCAAGCTGATGATCGGGCAGGGGCTCCGCGTGAAGGGCAGCCGCGTCGGCATTTTCGGGCTCACCTTCAAGGAAAACGTGTCCGATCTCCGCAACAGCCGCGTGCCCGACATCGTCGAGGAGCTGCGCGACTACGGCATCACGCCACTCGTCCACGACCCGCTCGCCGAGAAGGACGCAGCCTTTCGTGCCTATGGGATCGAGCTTCAGGAGCTTCAGGCGATCGACGATCTCGACGCGGCCATCATGGCCGTTCCACACGCGGCCTATCTCGCCGATGCGGGAGCGAGCCTTTTTGAGCGCGTCAGGAATGGCGGCGTGGTTGTGGACGTGAAGTCGCGCTTTGCGGCTTGCCCCCCGCATCTCCATTACTGGAGTCTCTGA
- the glpK gene encoding glycerol kinase GlpK, which yields MGGYVLAIDQGTTSTRAIVFDDRAHVMGVGQLEFQQHFPRSGWVEHNPEDLWRTTVETVRRALAEARLSAPDLAGIGITNQRETTLVWDRKTGKPVHNAIVWQDRRTARLCERLIKDGHAEPVAEKTGLLIDSYFSGTKVNWILDNVEGARARAEAGDLLFGTVDTWLIWKLTGGRVHATDATNAARTLMFDIRRNEWDDELLAMLGVPRSMLPEVKDSAAEFGETDPAIFGTAIPIRGVAGDQHAATLGQACFTPGMVKSTYGTGCFAVLNTGEDFVRSKNKLLTTIAYRLDGRTTYAIEGSIFVAGAAVQWLRDGLKMIDRAEESGELAGRADDGQDVYLVPAFTGLGAPWWDSDARGALFGLTRATGPAELARAALESVCFQTADLISAMQRDWQGADDPVLRVDGGMVASDWTMQRLADLLDAPVDRPVVLETTALGAAWLAGRQAGVWPHEEEFAKAWRPERRFTPQISEEMRNEKLAGWRDAVRRTLTRQD from the coding sequence ATGGGCGGTTACGTCCTCGCCATCGATCAGGGCACGACATCGACACGAGCGATCGTCTTTGACGACCGCGCCCACGTCATGGGCGTCGGGCAGCTGGAATTCCAGCAGCATTTCCCGCGCTCCGGCTGGGTGGAGCACAATCCGGAAGATCTGTGGCGCACCACGGTGGAGACCGTGCGCCGCGCCTTGGCCGAAGCCCGGCTTTCCGCACCGGATCTCGCCGGCATCGGCATCACCAATCAGCGCGAGACGACGCTCGTTTGGGATCGCAAGACAGGCAAGCCGGTCCACAACGCCATCGTCTGGCAGGATCGCCGGACGGCACGGCTTTGCGAGCGGCTCATCAAGGACGGTCATGCAGAGCCTGTCGCCGAGAAGACCGGTCTTCTGATCGACAGCTATTTCTCCGGCACCAAGGTGAACTGGATTCTCGACAATGTCGAAGGCGCGAGAGCGCGCGCAGAAGCGGGCGACCTTCTCTTCGGCACGGTCGACACCTGGCTCATCTGGAAACTGACCGGGGGCCGCGTGCACGCGACCGACGCGACCAATGCGGCACGGACGCTGATGTTCGACATTCGCCGCAACGAATGGGACGACGAGCTTCTCGCCATGCTCGGCGTGCCGCGCTCCATGCTGCCGGAGGTGAAGGACAGCGCGGCGGAATTCGGCGAGACGGATCCTGCGATCTTCGGCACGGCGATCCCGATCCGCGGCGTTGCCGGCGACCAGCACGCCGCCACCCTCGGCCAGGCCTGTTTCACGCCCGGCATGGTGAAGTCGACCTACGGGACGGGCTGCTTTGCCGTCCTCAATACGGGTGAGGATTTCGTCCGCTCCAAGAACAAGCTTCTGACCACGATCGCCTATCGCCTCGACGGGCGCACCACCTACGCCATCGAGGGCTCGATCTTCGTCGCCGGTGCGGCCGTGCAATGGTTGCGCGACGGGCTCAAAATGATCGACCGCGCCGAAGAATCGGGCGAACTCGCCGGCCGCGCCGATGACGGCCAGGACGTCTATCTCGTGCCGGCCTTCACCGGGCTCGGCGCGCCCTGGTGGGATTCCGATGCGCGGGGCGCCCTCTTCGGCCTGACGCGGGCGACGGGCCCGGCCGAACTGGCCCGGGCGGCACTTGAATCGGTCTGCTTCCAGACGGCCGACCTCATCTCCGCCATGCAGCGTGACTGGCAGGGCGCCGACGATCCGGTGCTGCGCGTCGACGGCGGCATGGTGGCGAGCGACTGGACGATGCAGCGTCTCGCCGATCTCCTCGATGCGCCGGTCGATCGGCCGGTGGTTCTGGAAACGACTGCCCTTGGGGCGGCGTGGCTTGCCGGCCGCCAGGCCGGCGTGTGGCCGCATGAGGAGGAGTTCGCCAAGGCCTGGCGCCCCGAACGCCGCTTCACGCCGCAGATTTCCGAGGAGATGCGCAACGAAAAGCTCGCCGGATGGCGCGATGCCGTGCGCCGGACGCTGACACGGCAGGACTGA